One Rhizoctonia solani chromosome 2, complete sequence DNA segment encodes these proteins:
- a CDS encoding Solute carrier family 35 translates to MNAQEPQIERSQSSSSSIKSGKINQENDRVQSQDEEQGLKPGPTRARLLVVWKFLGERGCTPRSVLTRRFVLALLGGQLVSICITCTSVTTTELVNRGWSLPATQTFFLYFALFIVYTPYTIFKYGFKGWGNLIIKDGWKWLGMLVASDRLTGTGQYPASSMVKGDLFMLAGATLYGFTNATEEFLVRKRPLYEVVGQLGMYGMIINAIQASGLEHKEMRNVTWNGGVIGLLFAYTIAMFILYTTAPLIYRAASSVYYNLSLLSSDFYGLLFGLGLYHYRPYWLYFVAFAVIIFGLIAYFWHSTPEEQGTLDPQMPGPAKQPGGLPDEDVYLPPRRVDGASRPSSPAKQSFYSARTPPGSPRIPAASLQPMANGNSSPGRSPSPSPSPGYLAPAPGSRPSTPSGSRIMGSARSDDSHTLLSPSAMSGGPPPSSNTSHSTGANLCSACGQPMTAQFVRALGTVFHLECFRCRDCNSVVASKFFPIDGPDGRQHPLCERDYFKRLNLICAKCDMALRGSYITACDKKYHVEHFTCSVCPTLFGPQDSYYEHEGAVFCHWHYSTRFAVKCVGCNSAILKQFVEINRNQRDSAFHPECYLIHKVRLSCILLSVLTARLPPVLECQGRRPPPVLPIHPPPEPFDSSSPAPTQLTYIAEEQQTTAQSLKAAQVKMEAQVYAIWTNLSAFEESSAACISDMLTQVSAGIYLDAIRMAEKFILHVEVLFAAIDEIEDRFAALSSKGMSHVREARMLCRKTVDLFTLLSHSSSSDPKHSGQGMSQELLALVTGLAHYLKILIRIALTGSLKLERELGDGGIALGRFLERMKALAKSGGDVRARRLSSPPNEPNGNDPSDSIVAYGYRSLAPEVAGESPFAGPAGLLMSSPSDLCTVCGLTVEEDCVRLGTYQRWHTTCIKCAQDDCTRTAVAPLPPHLQAPEKKPDDEEGGTKKVSSVRRPPAEVGRFIYEPSEGEPVTGFEAVSRLEQYAFLLNVALRRLFLLLKKRGAIGIEELSSNSPSSHHRDSGVVPMKSVHLDRKLSATARLPKRSTIVESPTGKVAQRTDVGAQKSSAQHQGSTIVMGPSAPPSQAGSMHHVPLTNSVPVTLRQPTPRAPNQIQTQPRPPFARNNTQVRIVDDSLVSPVGEDHQYERTESGEGLTLGDIPQLVEAEQRRSLPRQGSRRMIAELGPLEQLVVKHAAVQSLLRTPIRDAIDMDELGELLELKKNTFWGKLFKGGKDKQGIKKKGIFGVPLELLVEREGVDSMLGASRATVRVPTFVEDIVSAMKQMDMSVEGIFRKNGNIRRMNQVIEAIDRDPTSVEFAQENPVQLAALLKKFLREMPDPLLTYRLYKVWLAVQSVNASDKEKTRMLHLVTILLPKSHRDTLEVLFVFLKWVSLFSHVDEETGSKMDLVNLATVITPSILYSKGRDAAREESFMAIGVVTRLLEDQDQFFSVPDDFLWFLGNMEIWSGCLDLPMRDMQRRVENVMTRRRQQPSPSTNNQGPQPQQGYLPSGGPRSDSHTSIPTRPSDQNLARGRQGSNPLDVRPHPESTETETRAGLNRPNGRKLRPNPHLLILDSGMRRCRTPRRAYRPNRPHRLRG, encoded by the exons ATGAACGCCCAAGAGCCCCAAATCGAACGTTCCCAATCGAGTTCGTCCTCTATCAAGTCGGGAAAAATCAACCAGGAAAACGACCGTGTTCAATCGCAAGATGAGGAACAAGGACTCAAGCCCGGTCCGACCCGCGCTCGACTACTCGTCGTTTGGAAATTTTTGGGCGAGCGTGGGTGTACGCCTAGGTCCGTCCTGACAAGACGATTTGTTTTGGCTTTGCTC GGCGGCCAACTTGTTAGCATTTGTATTACTTGTACATCAGTCACAACCACCGAGTTGGTCAATCGTGGATGGTCTTTGCCTGCGACTCAAACATTTTTCCT GTATTTTGCACTCTTTATCGTGTACACGCCTTATACAATTTTCAAGT ATGGATTTAAAGGATGGGGGAACTTGATTATCAAAGATGGCTGGAAAT GGTTGGGTATGCTTGTTG CCTCGGATCGTTTAACGGGGACGGGGCAGTACCCGGCTTCGTCCATGGTCAAAGGGGACTTGTTCATGCTCGCTGGAGCAACCTTGTATGGATTTACGAATGCTACCGAG GAATTCCTGGTTCGTAAACGCCCATTATACGAAGTCGTCGGACAGCTCGGAATGTACGGGATGATTATCAATGCGATCCAGGCGAGCGGACTGGAGCACAAGGAGATGAGGAATGTAACTTGGAACGGGGGTGTTA TTGGGCTGTTGTTTGCGTATACAATTG CTATGTTTATCCTGTATACGACTGCGCCGCTCATTTACCGTGCTGCGTCGTCGGTGTATTACAACCTGAGCCTGTTGTCAAGTGACTTTTATGGGCTACTATTTGGGTTGGGTCTCTAC CATTACCGCCCGTACTGGTTATATTTTGTCGCGTTTGCGGTCATCATCTTTGGACTGATTGCCTACTTTTGGCATTCGACGCCCGAGGAGCAAGGAACACTGGATCCGCAGATGCCGGG CCCGGCAAAACAGCCTGGGGGGCTGCCTGACGAGGACGTCTACTTGCCTCCGCGCCGCGTCGACGGAGCGAGCCGGCCCTCATCACCGGCGAAACAGTCGTTCTACTCTGCACGCACGCCCCCGGGCTCACCGCGGATCCCCGCGGCCTCTCTGCAGCCCATGGCCAATGGCAACAGCTCGCCTGGTCGCTCCCCGTCCCCGTCGCCATCCCCCGGATACCTCGCCCCCGCACCTGGCTCCCGTCCCTCGACTCCATCTGGCAGCCGCATCATGGGGTCCGCCCGCTCAGACGACTCGCACACCCTTCTCAGTCCCAGCGCTATGAGCGGCGgtcctcccccctccagcaACACCTCGCACAGCACTGGAGCCAATCTCTGCAGTGCATGTGGACAGCCAATGACCGCACAGTTTGTTCGTGCCCTCGGCACCGTCTTTCACCTCGAGTGTTTCCGCTGCAGG GATTGCAACTCGGTCGTCGCGAGCAAGTTCTTCCCCATCGACGGCCCCGATGGTCGCCAGCACCCCCTCTGCGAGCGCGACTATTTCAAGCGCCTCAATCTCATTTGTGCCAAGTGCGACATGGCCTTGCGAGGTAGCTATATCACAGCATGCG ACAAAAAGTACCATGTCGAGCACTTTACATGTTCCGTCTGTCCGACCTTATTTGGTCCACAAGACTCGTATTATGAGCACGAGGGCGCGGTCTTTTGTCATTGGCACTATTCCACTCGCTTCGCCGTCAAGTGCGTTGGCTGCAACTCGGCCATTCTCAAACAATTCGTCGAAATAAATCGCAACCAGCGAGACAGCGCATTTCACCCCGAGTGTTACCTCATCCACAAGGTCCGTTTATCTTGCATTTTATTATCTGTGCTAACAGCTCGTTTGCCCCCAGTTTTGGAATGTCAAGGTCGTCGCCCGCCCCCCGTGCTCCCCATCCATCCTCCCCCCGAACCATTCGACTCGTCCTCGCCTGCCCCCACCCAGCTTACTTACATCGCCGAAGAACAACAAACAACCGCCCAATCTCTCAAGGCCGCCCAGGTCAAGATGGAAGCCCAAGTCTATGCGATATGGACCAATCTGAGCGCGTTTGAAGAGTCCAGCGCAGCCTGCATCAGCGACATGCTCACCCAAGTCAGCGCCGGCATCTACCTCGACGCTATTCGCATGGCTGAGAAATTCATTCTCCACGTCGAAGTCCTTTTTGCCGCAATAGACGAGATCGAAGACCGATTTGCCGCCCTCTCTTCCAAAG GCATGTCCCATGTTCGGGAGGCACGGATGCTCTGCCGCAAGACTGTCGATCTCTTCACTCTTCTGTCCCATTCATCGTCAAGTGACCCCAAGCACTCCGGTCAGGGCATGTCCCAGGAGCTACTCGCACTCGTCACGGGGCTCGCCCATTACCTCAAAATCTTGATCCGCATCGCACTCACCGGCTCACTTAAACTCGAGCGCGAGCTGGGCGATGGGGGTATTGCCCTTGGCCGCTTCCTCGAACGCATGAAGGCCCTGGCAAAGAGCGGGGGCGATGTCCGTGCTCGGCGACTCTCCTCACCGCCCAACGAGCCCAACGGGAACGACCCCTCCGATAGCATAGTAGCCTACGGATACCGTTCGCTTGCCCCTGAAGTCGCCGGTGAATCTCCGTTCGCGGGGCCCGCGGGGTTGCTCATGTCCTCTCCGAGCGATCTCTGCACCGTCTGCGGACTAACCGTCGAAGAAGACTGCGTGCGATTGGGGACCTACCAGCGGTGGCACACGACATGCATCAAGTGCGCACAGGACGATTGTACACGCACCGCTGTTGCTCCATTACCACCTCACCTGCAAGCGCCCGAGAAGAAGCCTGATGACGAAGAAGGCGGTACGAAAAAGGTCTCGAGTGTGCGAAGACCTCCCGCGGAAGTAGGGCGATTCATCTATGAGCCCAGTGAAGGCGAACCCGTCAC TGGGTTCGAGGCCGTGTCGAGGCTCGAGCAGTATGCGTTTTTGCTCAACGTTGCGCTGAGGCGGttgttcttgttgttgaagaagCGCGGTGCGATTGGTATCGAAG AGCTATCGTCCAACTCACCGTCATCGCATCACCGTGATTCGGGCGTCGTGCCTATGAAGTCGGTGCATCTGGACAGGAAACTGAGCGCTACGGCCAGACTCCCCAAGCGCTCGACCATTGTCGAAAGTCCGACGGGCAAAGTGGCCCAGCGAACAGACGTCGGGGCCCAAAAGAGCAGCGCGCAGCACCAGGGCTCGACTATCGTCATGGGCCCCTCGGCTCCTCCGTCCCAGGCAGGATCCATGCACCACGTCCCGCTCACGAACTCGGTCCCGGTCACACTGCGACAGCCCACACCGCGAGCACCGAACCAGATCCAAACCCAGCCCAG ACCGCCGTTTGCGAGGAACAACACCCAGGTCCGGATCGTGGACGATAGTCTCGTGAGTCCGGTCGGCGAGGACCACCAGTACGAGCGCACCGAGTCGGGCGAAGGTCTCACGCTGGGCGATATCCCCCAGCTCGTCGAGGCCGAACAGAGGCGCTCGTTGCCGCGCCAGGGGTCGCGCCGGATGATCGCCGAGCTGGGCCCGCTCGAGCAGCTGGTCGTGAAGCACGCGGCGGTCCAGAGCTTGCTGCGCACTCCGATCCGGGATGCGATCGATATGGACGAGCTCGGCGAGCTGCTGGAGCTCAAGAAAAATACGTTTTGGGGGAAACTGTTCAAGGGCGGCAAGGACAAGCAGGGGATCAAGAAAAAAGGGATTTTCGGGGTGCCGTTGGAGTTGCTTGTCGAGCGCGAGGGGGTGGATTCGATGTTGGGCGCGTCGAGAGCGACGGTGCGGGTGCCGACGTTTGTGGAGGATATAGTGTCTGCTATGAAACAGATGG ACATGTCCGTTGAGGGTATATTCCGTAAAAATGGAAACATTCGTCGGATGAACCAGGTCATCGAGGCGATCGATCGGGACCCAACGTCGGTCGAATTCGCCCAAGAGAACCCGGTCCAGCTTGCGGCGCTTTTGAAAAAGTTTTTGCGCGAGATGCCTGATCCGCTGTTGACCTATCGGTTGTACAAGGTTTGGCTGGCGGTGCAAT CGGTGAATGCGTCGGACAAGGAAAAGACCCGGATGCTTCATTTGGTGACCATACTGTTACCTAAATCTCACAGGGACACACTCGAGGTCTTGTTTGTCTTCCTCAAGTGGGTTTCGTTATTCTCCCACGTCGACGAAGAGACGGGAAGCAAGATGGACTTGGTCAACCTTGCGACAGTCATTACGCCTAGTATTCTCTATTCCAAGGGCCGAGATGCAGCACGAGAAGAATCGTTCATGGCGATCGGTGTCGTCACCCGCTTGCTGGAGGACCAAGACCAGTTTTTCTCGGTACCCGATGACTTTTTGTGGTTCTTGGGTAACATGGAAATCTGGTCCGGATGCTTGGATCTTCCCATGCGAGATATGCAGCGTAGGGTTGAAAACGTTATGACCAGGCGTCGGCAACAACCTTCACCCAGCACGAACAACCAAGGTCCGCAACCACAACAAGGGTACCTTCCATCAGGAGGCCCCCGTTCCGACTCACATACCTCTATCCCCACCCGACCGTCGGACCAAAATCTCGCTCGAGGGAGACAAGGTTCGAACCCACTCGACGTGCGCCCCCACCCCGAATCAACGGAAACGGAAACGCGGGCAGGTCTCAATCGACCGAACGGTCGCAAGCTCCGCCCCAATCCGCACCTCCTCATCCTGGACTCGGGCATGCGCCGATGTCGTACCCCCCGCCGGGCGTACCGTCCCAACAGACCCCACCGTCTCCGCGGATGA
- a CDS encoding Zf-CCCH domain protein yields the protein MDDAGDKYGHIRAYLAVLQREHNSKSPTGDSDGPEVSNAGLAAKIASLLAEEKEDEVKNLLAEKLSIPESSPDLDAYVLEFMHKHKDDIDGISLVSLATPTRRPLSRASSTSFRLPRPDTPSASGSPLSTSFRRPHTPASVTSPLAANLQAYALGNSPSASPTLGHATTHAFPGVIGGLSGSRPASPLPSPRHLNAKALEFRPGMLSRQASAMSGSLHRDTPSPDVWGHGSPHKGTSNLAIAAPLVPSDSFYPRPLTPGSSLGSSFPSSAPSAIPTQPGVSSSLSPPGIGPSPLSSDSPVPSAAVPVPTSGVLGNRPRHNSFDDEDEFSPFGTRPPGTITMDIWRRNGRSGIGIEGYDDPLSLTPLEVLARIFGPSVSHVDLEDALSQAGWEFDNAVALLMERTKPGSKAIQVKAPPATGQTPSQVTRSSGVAVVPRETFVQTRGATKGQAVAGKATTNSGSTAANRVCRYYLAGECRRADCRFRACSLPFWLRSQCAKGEHCEFLHTLPQESDVSGIVNSMARTDLGPVDAPVEEPPVEDFPLLGRSSSAAPKHDPGRSRFASAVKKGTPAPTRTASGTNTKPAAAPRSSPRIRLRPPSLLPTLPTGDMLNNMYMTYRQRAIQLGAARNACLSRAADAWRRGDGAAAKRFSKDAHELNRKMVDESGEAARKIVRERVRTAVDAVRHRDASWSDDPRDRAERGKMCGGELGVVLGVASMTALGENGKGLRAEERMECLLDLHGLHAAEGVEALQDFLLELEKEQYFGLAYVIVGEEKHTGTQDAARGASKARLGTAVREWLSEWAYPWSERGGVLAFPRSVRPASCSIPLPLSPALRPLKRVQTYMADLTTQISPSHPSVGSDMGSESFIVRSESMAIPIDEEPVPPRPESPSTEKQGLLEALDQAHSALSKTRAENDDLREQLATAEAKAQDQADQIAMLRSKVEEARRGVMRLQTENRRASQLQAAANSQELRTSKRASFILPPTPASPGGLSPGKHIHRRISSMSEPSLADQLRLSGSPSSFVTSFPEHISGRVTPPGPSAEDLRKFAPTSETAVRALREFIAENAVGETKSNSGSEGLQGLRLPPLPSDADVADVDATPKKSEEPKRGWGSWLKRGETSNSIPRPNLAPVSSAISLKVTPEDESVPASATSTTPDKLCEQLDQEPHGFARFFGKTTSAASTPAVAPVPLPDISRSSTPASHIEARYEPEGEESKHVPPPLQLRREGSQRDSVSTATTDDPEPISPPADMVDIALDHRRPTEKEEFAGERTPTVASTTGFAM from the exons ATGGACGACGCTGGCGACAAGTATGGTCATATACGTGCATACCTCGCGGTACTTCAGCGCGAGCACAACTCCAAGAGCCCCACAGGGGATTCTGATGGCCCCGAGGTCAGCAACGCTGGACTTGCTGCCAAGATTGCTTCGCTACTAgcggaagaaaaggaagatGAGGTCAAGAACCTACTAGCGGAAAAGCTGAGCATCCCGGAATCATCG CCCGATCTCGACGCGTATGTCCTCGAGTTTATGCACAAACACAAGGACGATATCGACGGAATATCATTGGTCTCGCTGGCCACACCTACCCGACGGCCTTTGTCCCGTGCATCCTCCACCTCATTCCGTCTCCCGCGCCCAGATACTCCCTCTGCGAGCGGGTCACCATTATCTACATCATTTCGTCGGCCACACACACCTGCCAGTGTTACTTCGCCCCTAGCCGCCAATCTTCAGGCCTATGCCCTCGGCAATTCACCTTCAGCCAGTCCCACGCTCGGTCATGCAACCACCCATGCCTTTCCTGGAGTAATTGGTGGTCTATCTGGCTCAAGACCCGCATCTCCCTTGCCCTCGCCTCGCCATCTCAATGCAAAGGCTTTAGAATTTAGACCTGGTATGTTGTCCAGACAGGCTTCTGCCATGTCTGGGTCCCTTCATAGAGATACCCCATCCCCAGACGTCTGGGGTCATGGTTCTCCCCATAA GGGCACATCTAATTTAGCCATCGCCGCACCACTCGTTCCCTCAGATAGTTTCTATCCTCGTCCTCTCACACCTGGCTCGTCCTTGGGATCATCTTTCCCGAGCTCGGCCCCTAGCGCCATTCCCACCCAACCAGGGGTATCTTCCAGTCTTAGCCCACCAGGTATCGGACCCTCGCCACTGTCCTCCGATTCGCCCGTTCCTTCCGCGGCTGTGCCTGTCCCAACTTCAGGTGTACTAGGGAATCGCCCCAGACACAACTCCTttgacgacgaagacgaatTTTCTCCCTTTGGTACGCGTCCGCCTGGTACC ATTACTATGGACATATGGCGGAGGAATGGCCGTTCCGGGATAGGAATCGAAGGGTATGACGACCCCCTCTCTCTTACTCCCTTGGAGGTTTTGGCACGTATATTTGGGCCAAGCGTTTCACATGTTGATCTCGAAGATGCGCTTTCACAAGCAGGGTGGGAGTTTGACAATGCAGTTGCATTACTAATGGAACGCACGAAACCGGGTTCCAAAGCGATTCAAGTCAAGGCTCCTCCAGCAACAGGACAAACCCCTAGCCAAGTTACGCGCTCATCTGGAGTGGCCGTCGTTCCGAGGGAAACATTTGTACAGACCCGGGGAGCAACTAAAGGACAGGCTGTCGCTGGCAAGGCTACCACAAACTCGGGGAGCACCGCTGCCAATCGAGTGTGCAGATATTATCTGGCTGGGGAGTGCCGTAGAGCTGATTGCCGCTTTAG AGCGTGCTCTCTGCCGTTTTGGTTGCGCAGTCAATGCGCCAAGGGCGAACATTGCGAATTCTTGCATACTCTGCCGCAAGAGTCTGATGTCAGTGGAATAGTCAATTCCATGGCTCGCACAGACCTTGGGCCAGTGGACGCACCAGTTGAAGAACCCCCCGTTGAGGATTTCCCGCTGCTTGGTCGGTCTTCCAGCGCTGCTCCTAAACACGATCCAGGGCGATCTCGCTTTGCAAGTGCTGTGAAGAAAGGCACTCCCGCTCCAACTCGTACCGCTTCGGGCACAAACACCAAACCAGCTGCTGCTCCTCGATCATCGCCCAGAATTCGGCTTCGTCCGCCATCGCTCTTGCCCACTCTTCCTACAGGCGATATGCTAAATAATATGTACATGACCTATCGACAACGAGCTATCCAGCTTGGCGCCGCACGTAATGCATGCCTTTCGCGGGCGGCCGACGCATGGCGCCGCGGAGATGGGGCTGCAGCCAAACGGTTCTCCAAGGACGCGCACGAGCTGAACCGTAAGATGGTCGACGAGAGTGGCGAGGCGGCGCGTAAGATTGTTCGAGAGCGTGTACGCACTGCTGTCGATGCTGTACGTCACCGCGACGCATCCTGGAGCGATGACCCGCGCGATCGCGCAGAACGAGGCAAGATGTGTGGGGGCGAGCTTGGTGTAGTTTTGGGAGTAGCCAGTATGACAGCACTTGGCGAGAACGGAAAGGGGCTCAGGGCAGAGGAAAGGATGGAATGTCTCTTGGATCTTCACGGGTTGCATGCTGCCGAAGGTGTAGAGGCATTGCAGGACTTTTTACTCGAG CTTGAAAAAGAGCAGTATTTTGGTTTAG CATATGTTATAGTTGGGGAAGAGAAGCACACGGGGACGCAGGATGCTGCACGAGGTGCCTCCAAAGCACGCTTGGGTACAGCTGTTCGCGAGTGGTTGTCTGAATGGGCGTACCCGTGGAGCGAAAGAGGTGGCGTATT GGCATTTCCGCGTTCTGTCAGGCCCGCAAGTTGTTCCATCCCTCTGCCTCTGTCGCCAGCTTTACGCCCTCTAAAAAGAGTTCAGACATATATGGCTGATCTTACGACCCAGATATCTCCCTCTCATCCCTCTGTGGGCTCTGACATGGGTTCTGAATCGTTTATCGTTCGCTCTGAATCCATGGCGATTCCCATTGACGAGGAACCAGTTCCACCGCGCCCCGAGTCTCCGTCGACCGAAAAGCAAGGGCTTTTGGAGGCTCTTGATCAAGCTCATTCTGCTCTCTCGAAAACTCGGGCAGAAAACGACGACTTGAGGGAGCAACTGGCAACTGCAGAGGCCAAAGCTCAAGACCAAGCGGACCAAATTGCCATGCTTCGCAGCAAGGTCGAGGAAGCTCGCCGAGGTGTTATGCGGCTCCAAACAGAAAACAGACGTGCGAGCCAGCTTCAGGCAGCTGCCAACTCACAGGAGCTCCGTACCTCGAAGCGAGCTTCATTCATTCTTCCACCTACCCCTGCGTCGCCCGGAGGTCTCAGTCCGGGAAAGCATATTCACCGACGCATATCAAG TATGTCCGAGCCCAGCCTTGCTGATCAGCTTCGGCTCTCTGGGTCCCCGTCGAGCTTTGTGACTTCGTTCCCGGAGCATATTTCTGGCCGAGTTACACCTCCTGGCCCTTCTGCTGAAGATTTGCGAAAATTCGCGCCGA CGAGCGAGACGGCAGTGCGTGCGCTCAGAGAATTCATCGCCGAAAATGCAGTGGGCGAAACCAAGTCTAACTCGGGTTCGGAAGGCCTTCAGGGTCTGAGATTACCGCCCTTGCCGAGCGATGCGGATGTAGCCGACGTTGACGCAACGCCAAAGAAGTCTGAAGAGCCCAAACGGGGGTGGGGCAGTTGGCTCAAACGCGGGGAGACGTCCAATTCGATACCCAGACCTAACCTTGCTCCTGTGTCGAGTGCGATATCCCTCAAGGTCACACCGGAAGACGAGAGCGTCCCAGCGAGTGCCACTTCGACTACACCTGACAAGCTTTGTGAACAGCTGGACCAGGAGCCGCA CGGGTTTGCCAGATTCTTTGGAAAGACCACGAGTGCTGCAAGCACACCTGCTGTTGCTCCTGTCCCACTTCCAGACATTTCGCGATCCTCGACGCCCGCATCCCACATCGAGGCTCGATACGAGCCCGAGGGTGAAGAGTCTAAACATGTTCCCCCGCCCCTGCAGCTCCGCCGCGAGGGATCTCAACGGGATTCGGTGTCCACTGCCACTACTGATGATCCCGAACCCATCAGCCCTCCTGCTGATATGGTAGACATTGCGCTCGACCACAGGCGACCGACCGAAAAGGAAGAATTTGCCGGCGAGCGCACCCCAACTGTGGCGAGCACGACTGGATTTGCCATGTGA
- a CDS encoding amidohydrolase family protein — MSSLARILTDNYFDSVRAEFVKENNVITIDKTNGLILGVSKALDASDPPPADVEVIDLRGLTVMPGFVDTHVHFFLHPYAEASWSDQVTRESVTERTIRAVNHAKATLMAGFTTVRDLGTEGAGDADIGLRKSIVTTGSYGPKTQLHPNAQSVDGVSGAQVADGPAECSRVVRQHIGAGADWVKPESAPSLMEERRVGCIGYNAHTAGVKVAVHANTAEAALAAINAGANSLEHGYGYNEEVFAKLRGGRVVWNPTLSVFNLEPDTRSLHNPMSGIPIAVGGDTGHSLMGPMLGN; from the exons ATGTCATCGCTTGCACGGATCCTTACCGATAATTATTTCGACTCGGTTCGAGCCGAGTTCGTTAAAGAGAACAATGTTATAACGATCGATAAAACCAATGGACTTATTCTTGGAGTTAGCAAGGCTTTAGACGCCTCTGACCCTCCGCCGGCTGATGTAGAAGTGATAGATTTGCGTGGCCTGACCGTCATGCCAGGATTCGTGGACACACATGTGCACT TCTTCTTACACCCATATGCTGAGGCATCCTGGAGCGACCAAGTAACCCGCGAAAGTGTTACCGAGCGTACAATACGGGCAGTCAATCACGCGAAAGCTACTCTTATGGCCGGTTTCACGACAGTTAGAGACCTAGGAACCGAGGGTGCAGGCGATGCCGATATTGGGCTGCGGAAGT CTATCGTAACCACCGGAAGTTATG GCCCTAAAACTCAGCTCCATCCCAATGCACAAAGCGTCGATGGAGTGTCAGGCGCTCAGGTCGCGGACGGACCAGCTGAATGCTCTCGTGTGGTTAGGCAGCACATTGGGGCCGGAGCTGATTGGGTCAAG CCGGAATCGGCCCCATCTCTTATGGAAGAAAGACGAGTGGGATGCATTGGTTACAACGCGCATACCGCAGGCGTCAAGGTTGCGGTCCATGCAAACACTGCAGAAGCAGCCTTGGCTGCTATCAATGCTGGTGCTAATTCCCTCGAACATGGTTATGGATATAACGAAGAAGTATTTGCCAAGCTTCGTGGTGGACGGGTTGTCTGGAACCCAACTTTGTCGGTGTTCAATCTCGAACCCGATACCCGAA GTCTCCATAACCCCATGTCAGGCATTCCTATTGCAGTTGGCGGAGATACGGGCCATTCGCTCATGGGACCAATGCTGGGGAACTAA